A single window of Terriglobales bacterium DNA harbors:
- a CDS encoding glucose 1-dehydrogenase, whose product MSATQTLPRPVATDRLAGKVAIITGGDQGIGRAIVLRLAAEGADIAFCYRSNRSGAEEVITAITGDAGGAAPGRKLLALQADVSDTAQIQNFVATVLERFGTADILVNNAGLERRADFWDVTEQDYDLVLNVNLKGVFFTTQAVVRHWMAARKPGKIINISSVHEELPFPHFATYCASKGGLKMLTRDLAIELAPYGITINNIAPGAIETPINRALLNDPAKLKPLLENIPLKRLGSPGDVAGVAAFLASSDSDYMTGTTLVVDGGLLWSYEEQ is encoded by the coding sequence GTGAGCGCAACACAAACATTACCAAGACCCGTCGCAACTGACCGACTGGCAGGCAAGGTTGCCATCATCACCGGCGGTGACCAGGGGATCGGGCGTGCCATCGTGCTGCGCTTAGCGGCTGAAGGCGCCGACATCGCTTTCTGTTATCGCAGTAATCGCAGTGGCGCCGAAGAAGTCATCACCGCTATCACCGGCGATGCTGGCGGAGCGGCGCCCGGACGCAAACTGCTGGCGTTGCAGGCTGATGTCAGTGACACCGCGCAAATACAGAACTTCGTTGCTACGGTCCTCGAGCGCTTCGGAACGGCCGATATCCTGGTGAACAACGCCGGCCTGGAACGACGTGCCGACTTCTGGGACGTGACGGAGCAGGACTATGACCTGGTGCTCAACGTGAACCTTAAAGGGGTATTCTTCACGACGCAAGCGGTGGTGCGGCATTGGATGGCCGCGAGGAAGCCGGGGAAGATCATCAATATCAGTTCAGTACACGAAGAGTTGCCGTTTCCGCATTTCGCAACCTACTGCGCGAGCAAGGGCGGGCTGAAAATGCTGACCCGCGATCTGGCAATCGAGCTGGCGCCATACGGCATTACGATCAACAACATTGCACCCGGTGCGATTGAAACGCCGATCAACAGGGCGCTGCTAAACGATCCGGCGAAGCTGAAGCCGCTGCTCGAAAATATTCCGCTGAAGCGGCTCGGGAGTCCCGGAGACGTGGCTGGCGTCGCTGCGTTCTTGGCTTCCTCCGACTCGGATTACATGACCGGCACGACGCTTGTTGTCGATGGCGGGCTGCTCTGGTCATACGAGGAGCAGTGA
- the coxB gene encoding cytochrome c oxidase subunit II, with product MPSMQSPKLGMVAGTVLLLLWSATAGWASWSTGSSATGTNIFAPASSPAKSISDFSVFVLVITGIIFAVVFGLLVYSIVKFRGRKTDPSREPAQVYGSNQIELAWTVIPILIVVVLFLATARVIHAIQDAPEPPGAVDVTVIGHQYWWEFRYPKLGIVTANELHIPVSDPSHPTPTFLQMLSADTDHSFWVPELAGKTDLIPNHPNRTWMDPQRTGVFLGQCAQYCGTQHAKMLLRVSVDGPADFDAWVRAQQKPAIEDAGAIAGRRVFESNACMNCHAVAGTSADGRFGPDLTHLMSRATIAAGAAENTHNNLRLWIQNPRAIKPGSLMPAMRLSDADLDAVVRYMETLR from the coding sequence ATGCCAAGCATGCAATCGCCGAAGCTAGGGATGGTTGCGGGGACGGTTCTTCTTCTGTTGTGGTCTGCTACAGCGGGGTGGGCAAGCTGGTCAACAGGTTCGTCTGCGACCGGCACCAATATCTTCGCTCCCGCCTCAAGCCCAGCCAAATCAATCAGTGACTTCTCTGTCTTTGTGCTTGTCATTACCGGAATCATTTTTGCCGTCGTTTTTGGGTTACTGGTCTACTCGATCGTTAAGTTTCGTGGACGCAAGACGGATCCCAGCCGCGAGCCGGCCCAGGTGTACGGAAGCAACCAGATTGAGCTCGCCTGGACAGTCATTCCCATTTTGATTGTGGTCGTTCTGTTTCTAGCTACGGCGCGTGTCATCCACGCGATTCAGGATGCTCCAGAACCGCCGGGCGCGGTAGACGTCACCGTGATCGGCCATCAATACTGGTGGGAGTTTCGCTATCCCAAGCTCGGGATCGTCACGGCGAACGAGTTGCACATTCCGGTGAGCGACCCCAGTCATCCCACGCCAACGTTTCTGCAGATGCTTTCGGCCGATACCGACCACAGCTTCTGGGTGCCGGAACTTGCCGGCAAAACGGACCTCATTCCCAACCACCCCAACAGAACTTGGATGGATCCGCAGCGCACAGGCGTCTTTCTTGGCCAGTGTGCGCAGTACTGCGGAACACAGCATGCCAAGATGCTGCTGCGGGTCTCGGTGGATGGACCGGCGGATTTTGACGCCTGGGTGCGCGCCCAGCAGAAACCCGCAATCGAAGACGCAGGCGCCATCGCCGGCAGGCGGGTATTTGAAAGCAATGCCTGCATGAATTGCCATGCCGTGGCCGGCACTTCAGCGGACGGACGCTTTGGCCCTGATCTGACCCATTTGATGAGCCGCGCCACGATTGCAGCGGGCGCCGCGGAAAACACTCACAACAATCTCCGTCTTTGGATCCAGAACCCCCGTGCAATCAAACCAGGCTCGCTGATGCCCGCCATGAGGCTGAGCGATGCGGATCTGGATGCGGTCGTGCGTTACATGGAGACGCTGCGCTAA
- the ctaD gene encoding cytochrome c oxidase subunit I, producing the protein MSSDAITISAPIEGRPWVDELHQWLTTVDHKRLGILYILSSLMFLAFGGLEAIIIRIQLTHSHNNFVSPQVFNRMFTMHGTTMIFFFAMPILFGFGNYLVPLMIGARDMAFPRLNAFSFWLSFLGGLLLYFSFLGGSGLYGAGNAPDVGWWAYAPLTARAFSLGHSSDYWTVALLVSGFGSIGTAINIIATVLCMRCPGMKLGRMPLLAWLYLVMSGMVLLAISPLTAAQIMLLIDRYLGAHFFDAQAGGSAVLWMHFFWIFGHPEVYVLVIPAFAFLSEIIPVFSRKPIFGYPVMVAATVCIAFVSMSVWAHHMFTVGMNSYANSFFAITTMAVGIPTGIKIFNWIGTMWGGRIQFKVPMLFCLAFLFQFLIAGLTGIMQAAVPFDWQLSLSYFVVAHFHYVIVGGILFAVFGACYYWYPKMTGRMLSERLGKWHFWLFLIGFHLTFTVMHIPGLLGMPRRIYTYEPGRGWDTLNLVISIGAFIQAVAILVFVANLVISYFKGAQAGNDPWDAWTLEWSTSSPPPAYNFATVPTVASRRPLWDRKHPEDPDSRYE; encoded by the coding sequence ATGTCCTCGGACGCGATCACCATTTCCGCCCCGATCGAAGGCAGACCCTGGGTCGACGAGCTTCATCAGTGGCTGACCACGGTCGATCACAAGCGGCTGGGAATTCTCTACATCCTCTCCTCTCTGATGTTTCTCGCATTCGGTGGACTCGAAGCCATCATTATTCGCATTCAGCTGACGCATTCGCACAACAACTTCGTTTCGCCACAAGTTTTCAACCGAATGTTCACCATGCATGGGACAACGATGATCTTCTTTTTCGCTATGCCCATCCTGTTCGGATTTGGAAACTATCTGGTCCCGCTGATGATTGGCGCACGCGACATGGCGTTCCCCCGCCTGAATGCTTTCAGTTTCTGGCTGTCGTTCCTGGGTGGACTGCTTCTGTACTTCAGTTTTCTTGGGGGAAGCGGTCTATACGGCGCAGGAAATGCACCGGATGTGGGCTGGTGGGCGTACGCACCTTTGACCGCACGAGCGTTTTCACTGGGGCATAGCTCAGACTATTGGACTGTGGCGCTCCTGGTTTCCGGCTTTGGAAGCATTGGAACGGCAATCAATATCATCGCAACCGTTCTCTGTATGCGATGCCCGGGCATGAAACTCGGCCGTATGCCGCTGCTGGCATGGCTCTACCTGGTCATGTCGGGCATGGTTCTACTGGCGATTTCACCGCTGACGGCGGCACAGATCATGCTGCTCATCGATCGTTACCTGGGAGCCCATTTCTTCGATGCCCAGGCTGGCGGATCGGCCGTGCTCTGGATGCACTTCTTCTGGATCTTCGGCCACCCGGAGGTTTACGTTCTCGTCATTCCCGCTTTTGCTTTCTTGTCGGAAATCATTCCGGTCTTTTCACGTAAACCTATCTTTGGATATCCGGTGATGGTGGCCGCAACCGTGTGCATCGCCTTCGTAAGCATGAGTGTCTGGGCGCACCATATGTTTACGGTCGGAATGAACTCCTATGCCAATAGCTTCTTCGCGATCACGACCATGGCTGTCGGCATTCCCACCGGAATTAAGATCTTCAACTGGATTGGCACGATGTGGGGCGGAAGGATTCAGTTCAAGGTACCAATGCTGTTCTGCCTGGCCTTTCTGTTTCAGTTCTTAATCGCCGGTCTGACCGGCATTATGCAAGCGGCTGTGCCCTTCGATTGGCAGCTGAGCCTGTCCTATTTCGTCGTAGCGCACTTTCATTACGTGATCGTGGGCGGAATTCTGTTTGCTGTCTTCGGTGCGTGCTATTACTGGTACCCGAAAATGACGGGCCGGATGCTGAGTGAACGGCTGGGCAAATGGCATTTCTGGCTTTTCCTGATTGGGTTTCACCTGACATTTACGGTTATGCACATCCCGGGACTCCTTGGCATGCCACGCCGGATCTACACCTACGAGCCAGGCCGAGGTTGGGACACCTTGAACCTCGTCATTTCGATCGGCGCGTTCATTCAGGCAGTCGCGATTCTCGTCTTTGTAGCAAACCTCGTAATTTCCTATTTCAAGGGCGCCCAGGCCGGTAACGACCCGTGGGACGCATGGACACTGGAATGGTCCACCAGTTCACCGCCCCCTGCGTATAACTTTGCGACGGTTCCTACCGTCGCCAGCCGCCGTCCCTTGTGGGACCGAAAGCATCCTGAAGATCCCGATAGTCGCTATGAGTAG
- a CDS encoding cytochrome c oxidase subunit 3, with the protein MSAVTTAFPETPATWRLPDRGKVAMASLIIAESAIFTIFVVAYLFYLGKSLTGPTPREVLETPIFYTICLLSSSLTIHLAAKFLARGIGFAFLGLWLLTITLGGLFLYGTAHEWHRLIYEHGLTISTNLFGTTYYSLVGLHAFHVTVGLIMLLIVAVFGFAGRVGIKQSGRVEVLSMYWHFVDAVWVVVFTVVYVVGR; encoded by the coding sequence ATGAGCGCGGTGACGACTGCATTTCCCGAAACCCCGGCAACCTGGCGACTTCCGGATCGGGGGAAGGTGGCGATGGCCAGTCTCATCATCGCCGAATCCGCGATCTTCACCATCTTCGTGGTTGCCTATCTCTTCTACCTGGGAAAAAGTTTGACGGGGCCGACACCGCGAGAGGTTCTGGAGACGCCGATCTTCTACACAATTTGCCTGTTGTCCAGCAGCTTGACTATTCACTTGGCCGCGAAGTTTCTGGCACGCGGCATTGGATTCGCATTCCTTGGATTATGGCTGCTCACCATTACACTCGGCGGATTGTTCCTCTATGGCACGGCGCACGAATGGCACCGATTGATCTATGAACACGGACTGACGATTTCGACCAATCTGTTTGGAACGACTTACTATTCGCTCGTCGGTTTGCATGCTTTTCACGTCACCGTGGGTCTGATCATGCTCTTGATTGTCGCGGTCTTTGGGTTCGCTGGCCGTGTGGGGATTAAGCAATCTGGCCGCGTCGAAGTGCTCTCGATGTACTGGCATTTCGTCGATGCCGTATGGGTTGTGGTTTTCACCGTAGTTTACGTAGTCGGACGCTGA
- a CDS encoding c-type cytochrome, with product MKRIRYLSRFAVLPLILLSACSTPHGQPQKGSEPLAPNEVLDFGTLYAENCAGCHGADGRGGASLALADPVYLGIIDENELRKTVANGVRGTSMPAFAQRSGGMLTDPQIDVITRGIFSRWGRKGVLTGANPPSYAAKTAGNIERGKLVFGTYCASCHGPEGGGTPKGSAITNDSFLALVSDQGLRTIVITGRPELGAPDWRRNVPGRPMTDPEITDVVAWLASRRVQNPGQPYSASNYAPREEN from the coding sequence ATGAAGCGGATCCGATATTTATCTCGATTCGCAGTCCTGCCCCTCATTCTGCTCTCGGCTTGCAGCACTCCACATGGCCAACCGCAGAAGGGTTCGGAGCCGCTGGCGCCCAACGAGGTTCTGGATTTCGGCACTCTCTATGCAGAGAACTGTGCCGGCTGCCACGGCGCGGACGGACGGGGAGGAGCCTCACTCGCACTTGCCGATCCTGTGTACCTCGGCATCATCGACGAAAACGAACTGCGTAAAACTGTTGCTAATGGAGTTCGTGGAACTTCTATGCCCGCGTTTGCCCAGCGTTCTGGAGGCATGCTGACCGACCCACAGATTGATGTGATTACGAGGGGAATATTTTCGCGCTGGGGGCGCAAAGGAGTTCTCACCGGAGCCAATCCACCCTCATACGCGGCAAAAACCGCGGGCAATATCGAACGCGGCAAACTCGTTTTTGGAACCTATTGCGCATCTTGCCATGGCCCTGAGGGCGGAGGCACGCCTAAAGGGAGCGCCATTACGAATGATTCATTCCTGGCGCTGGTCAGCGATCAGGGACTGCGCACGATCGTGATCACGGGCAGACCGGAATTGGGCGCGCCCGACTGGCGAAGAAATGTTCCCGGTAGGCCCATGACCGATCCGGAAATCACGGATGTGGTTGCCTGGCTGGCATCCCGGCGCGTGCAGAATCCTGGGCAGCCATATTCCGCTTCGAACTATGCGCCGCGCGAGGAGAACTGA
- a CDS encoding Rieske (2Fe-2S) protein: MSVAPVMAPSPEPPVSRRGFLMKLGILFNGLAAIVLAVPVVRFLFSSVTDSRANGYLSWVPLGQVSNFPEGETRFAAFRNPFVMPTDGKTVNTACWVRRIAGERFQVFAINCAHLGCPVRWFPQSGLFMCPCHGGAYYRDGSRASGPPERGLFQYPYRIENGVLTIQAGQLPTPGEPLASGSREKATCA; this comes from the coding sequence ATGTCAGTTGCGCCTGTGATGGCCCCCTCCCCTGAACCTCCCGTTTCCCGGCGCGGGTTTCTTATGAAACTGGGAATCCTGTTCAACGGACTCGCTGCGATAGTCCTGGCTGTGCCAGTTGTGCGCTTTCTTTTTTCTTCCGTTACTGATAGTCGCGCAAATGGGTATCTCTCGTGGGTGCCGCTCGGACAGGTCAGCAACTTTCCGGAAGGAGAGACGCGGTTTGCCGCTTTTCGCAATCCCTTCGTCATGCCGACCGATGGAAAGACGGTAAACACCGCGTGCTGGGTGCGGCGTATCGCGGGCGAGCGATTCCAGGTGTTTGCGATCAACTGCGCTCATCTCGGTTGTCCGGTCCGCTGGTTTCCTCAATCCGGCCTGTTCATGTGTCCTTGCCATGGCGGCGCCTACTATCGCGACGGCTCGCGTGCGTCAGGCCCGCCGGAGCGTGGCCTCTTCCAGTATCCGTACAGAATCGAAAACGGCGTGCTCACGATTCAGGCCGGGCAGTTACCGACCCCCGGGGAGCCGTTGGCGAGTGGCTCCAGGGAGAAGGCAACATGCGCGTGA
- a CDS encoding cytochrome b N-terminal domain-containing protein encodes MRVIRKIGEWFEHRLQLAAPIREAAEHPVPRSTASWFYVFGSAAFTVFIVQIVTGILLALVYVPSGSEAWSSLQALNHQVALGWFIRAIHGWGSNFMVAIVLIHMVQVFLFGAHKYPRELTWIIGVFLLLMTLGMAFTGQVMRFDQDAYWGLGIGASIASRVPIIGPATVKLMLGGPIIAGATLSRFFTMHVFVLPGLLIAFVSLHLLLVLKLGINEWPMPGRIVRRATYDAQYHALTHKDGAPFVPYAIWKDMFFAAFIILAIAVCAFYFGPFGPTGQPDPTIIQTAPKPDYFFLWLYALLSLLPPSLETPFLLIGPVLVIIGLILLPFLSGEGEKSWKRRPIAVVTVLMTAITLGTFTRLAQFTPWSPHMSAWSGDPVPDRYIHHTTALERQGALVFQVKQCRNCHSLGNIGGERGPALDSVAVRLTQDQLIRQVIQGGGNMPAYGNNLSPAETTALVAFLETLHPATQAPARDASRQLVIGEERQNRPVAQK; translated from the coding sequence ATGCGCGTGATCAGGAAAATTGGCGAATGGTTCGAGCACCGCTTGCAGCTCGCGGCCCCGATTCGCGAAGCCGCCGAACATCCTGTGCCACGAAGTACGGCCAGCTGGTTCTACGTCTTTGGCAGCGCAGCGTTCACCGTGTTCATTGTGCAAATCGTGACTGGGATTCTGCTTGCGCTGGTATATGTGCCCTCGGGCAGCGAAGCATGGAGCAGCCTGCAGGCCCTGAATCATCAGGTTGCGCTTGGCTGGTTTATCCGCGCCATACATGGATGGGGCTCCAACTTCATGGTGGCGATTGTCCTCATTCATATGGTGCAGGTGTTTCTCTTCGGAGCCCACAAATATCCCCGCGAACTGACCTGGATCATCGGAGTCTTTCTCTTATTGATGACTCTCGGCATGGCGTTCACGGGTCAAGTTATGCGCTTCGATCAGGACGCTTACTGGGGCTTGGGGATTGGAGCCTCGATCGCCAGCCGCGTTCCAATTATCGGTCCTGCAACTGTGAAACTGATGTTGGGCGGGCCGATTATCGCCGGCGCGACCCTCTCCCGATTCTTTACGATGCACGTCTTCGTACTTCCCGGATTACTGATCGCGTTCGTCAGTCTTCATCTCCTGCTGGTTCTGAAGCTGGGCATAAACGAATGGCCAATGCCTGGACGCATCGTAAGGCGAGCCACCTATGATGCCCAATATCATGCGCTGACCCACAAGGATGGCGCGCCCTTCGTTCCCTACGCCATCTGGAAGGATATGTTTTTCGCGGCGTTTATTATCCTGGCAATCGCCGTTTGCGCTTTCTACTTTGGCCCATTCGGACCGACTGGGCAGCCCGATCCGACAATCATCCAGACCGCGCCCAAACCGGATTACTTTTTCCTGTGGCTTTACGCTCTGCTTTCTCTCCTTCCGCCATCGCTTGAGACGCCTTTTCTTCTTATCGGCCCGGTCTTAGTAATCATCGGATTGATTCTTTTGCCGTTCCTTTCCGGAGAGGGAGAAAAAAGCTGGAAACGCCGGCCGATTGCGGTTGTTACCGTGCTGATGACCGCTATTACGCTCGGCACCTTTACTCGCCTGGCTCAGTTCACGCCCTGGAGTCCGCACATGAGTGCCTGGAGCGGTGATCCGGTACCCGACCGGTACATACATCACACAACTGCGCTCGAGCGGCAGGGTGCGCTCGTGTTTCAGGTTAAGCAATGCCGCAACTGCCACTCTCTCGGCAATATCGGCGGAGAAAGGGGACCGGCTCTGGATAGTGTTGCGGTCCGCCTCACTCAGGACCAACTCATTCGTCAGGTGATTCAAGGCGGCGGCAATATGCCGGCCTACGGAAACAATTTGAGTCCGGCAGAGACTACGGCCCTGGTGGCGTTCCTCGAGACCTTGCATCCGGCGACGCAGGCTCCCGCGCGCGATGCATCAAGACAACTGGTGATAGGAGAAGAGCGTCAGAACCGCCCTGTCGCTCAAAAGTAG
- a CDS encoding cytochrome c oxidase assembly protein gives MAHAHHVASQPYGILLILVLTAALYARGWLQLRSVVIPAWRAASFLLGLILIWVAVASPVAGFVHKLLTAHMIQHLLLMTFAAPLIWLGEPLMAFVQGLPRSVREGMAALLLRPSMQRFGKAITHPAVCWLGATGTLVGWHIPALLAVGMESPTWHAIMKASFLVTGLLFWWPVVQPWPTLKEPKWWVVVYLFLATLPCDTLSGFLVFCDRVVYPGYQSASHPFGLFPLEDQQFAGALMWTVVTVIYFIVGGIITARLLSPQRSQQNWIAQQRPVGSAAPLTARQRMETV, from the coding sequence ATGGCGCATGCCCATCACGTCGCGTCTCAGCCATACGGGATCTTGTTGATCCTCGTTCTCACGGCAGCACTGTACGCGCGTGGCTGGCTGCAGCTTCGTTCCGTCGTTATTCCGGCATGGCGCGCTGCGAGTTTTCTCCTTGGGCTTATCCTGATCTGGGTTGCGGTTGCTTCACCCGTGGCGGGCTTCGTTCATAAATTGCTGACAGCCCACATGATTCAGCACCTCCTGTTGATGACCTTCGCCGCCCCCCTTATCTGGCTCGGTGAACCTCTGATGGCTTTTGTGCAAGGCCTGCCGAGAAGTGTTCGGGAGGGCATGGCTGCACTGCTCCTCCGGCCCTCGATGCAACGATTTGGAAAGGCGATTACCCATCCGGCAGTTTGCTGGCTGGGCGCCACTGGGACACTAGTTGGTTGGCACATTCCCGCATTGCTTGCAGTGGGAATGGAATCGCCAACCTGGCATGCCATCATGAAAGCATCGTTCCTGGTAACTGGCTTGCTTTTCTGGTGGCCTGTCGTGCAGCCCTGGCCAACTCTTAAAGAGCCAAAGTGGTGGGTGGTGGTGTATCTCTTCCTCGCTACATTGCCGTGCGACACTCTTTCCGGTTTTCTCGTGTTCTGCGATCGCGTGGTGTACCCCGGTTACCAATCCGCTTCACACCCGTTCGGACTTTTCCCGCTCGAGGATCAGCAATTCGCAGGCGCACTCATGTGGACTGTAGTTACGGTCATCTACTTCATCGTCGGCGGAATTATCACAGCACGTTTGCTTTCGCCCCAGAGATCGCAACAGAACTGGATCGCCCAGCAGCGTCCGGTTGGCAGTGCGGCGCCACTCACCGCTCGGCAGAGGATGGAGACTGTCTGA